Within Anopheles nili chromosome 3, idAnoNiliSN_F5_01, whole genome shotgun sequence, the genomic segment AGAGTGTGTTCTAGTTTTTGCTCGTAGCAATGGTGGACCCAGCATGGATAGAAATTAATGAGATAAAAGGTTTCGTCACGTTCCTAGCTAGTGTAAGTGGTATTGATTCGTTTGGAAACGTTTTTAAGAATGTCGCGTTTCGCGATTCCTTCAATTATCTTCTCGTATTTCAACTTACAGATTGATTGGTACGACCCATGGTTGATTGGATTAATAACGTTTCACATTTGCATAACCTCGACGGCGCTGCTCACGCGAAACTACGGAAATTTCcaagtgtttttgtttttcgttctgtGTAAGCCAAACAATACGTCTTATCGATCGTTTGGGATCGATATTACTCACGCTAtcccgtttttcttcgctttacTTTAGTACTGCTAGTATACTTTTCGGAAAGCATCAACGAGTATGCGGCGATTAATTGGAGATTTTTCTCAGCACAGCAGTACTTCGATGATAAAGGCTTATTCATATCGGTGGTGTTTTCAGTCCCCATTCTGCTAAACTGTATGCTCATGGTGGTAAATATCGACCTGCTCAAAATACCGCTTTTCAGAAAGTACACGTTTCGTTTGCACCGTCCACAGGGAAGCTGGCTTTATCAGTCGACACAGCTGATGACCAAACTAAAAACGGCCCAACTAAAGCAACAAATCCGACAGTCCAACAGCAGGCAACGGTTAAAAGACGAAACGCAAGAGTGAAAAcctttcgggtttttttttgtctgtccAATGAGCTCGTCTAGGACGTGGCAAAAAACTGAGCATATAGAAGGTAGGAACTATGCTTTAGAATACGCACCACACCTTGAAAAGGCGAACGTGGTATGCTGTATGAAATTTGTGTGCTAGGGTATTTGAAGCAAATTGTTTTATACTGCAGAGCACAGCTCTAGAGTGTTGAAATGCCGGCAATCGATTAGTCAACCCCATTTTGAGGTATTCCCTAATGTTTGACGATAGTTAAGCATATTTTTATCTACTTTTACTCTCTACATCAAGATGATTTTTTGATGCACTGCTTTTCGACAAAATGATTCCCGCAAACAATATTAAGCCATCTTTTCGGTAGGAGGCTCTCGGGCTGAGCCTGGTGAGGGCGCATTACACCAATGAGCAACACAAAAATCTTTCACCTTGTCAATTTGCCAGCAGCCGTTTCCTAGTCAATATGTATTCcacgtgtttgcttttgaggCGACACGTTGCTCGATAAGGATGATAGCTACACGGCCAGTTATGGGTTGGTTTTCACTTCGGCTTAAtccacagcaacagcatcaacaaattaacaaccggaatgtattttatttccggATGGAttattttaagaaaataaGTACAATCAAAAATCACCATACCGCGTGTTAGCCaacttttatgtttctttccGTGATATGTACATAGTGAACAGCTACGCGATGCCAGGGCCAACACACAGTctgaaaagtaaataaattgacTAATAAAGGGATTGTTGTTTTAAGATGTAGTATACAGCAATTTTTCTATTCCCTTTTCAAGTTATTTCACCGTAAGTTTGCTCGGAAGAACTGAGAAACAAATGCTAACACCGTAATAGTGCACATTTCAACAGCAAACAAGGAAATggatctttttgttttattaaaatctATAATATGCGAAACAAGTTTATCTCCGTCAGTAGTGTCGTATGCAGGGACACCCTTGATCTAGTCCTAGATCCTCAGCCTCTtgcttatattttttaatttttttggtgatttGGTTGGGCCAAATTGGTTGGTTGGCTGTCATCTATCTGCTTTAGTTTTACTTTGCTCATCTCGTTTAATCTcttacaatttttcattttatagaAAAATAGGTAGAATGGCTTAGTAATGCCTTGTCTGCGTATAATTTTCTTCGCTCTTTACTCAATTTGATATCCCTGTCTCGAATTTGGTAGGGGTTCTCTGTCTCTATCTCTTATTCTGCTATGCTCATTGCTTTCCTATCTGGTAAATATCCGATTCATTTTATGGATTTGCTCTTTCAACATTGATGAAAAACTAAAATCAAAATAGTTCAATTGTTAAATAGTGTATAACAATCCATTGGATGTACAATCATTTCTACGCTATCGTTCTTCAGCTGTCAGGCGAAACTTTCCTTCCATGCTCCTCCCTCCAAGTTGCGCTTTTTTCGCTCTGCTCTGACTAGTATTTTTTGGACTGTACTCCAAAAGCAAATAACTTTTAACATTGCGTCACCTTCCTAGTGTTATCCTGGGACAAATCAATTACCTACAATTTAGATTGTCCCACTGTCGGATCAGTTGCATTGGAGTCAATTTTTCTCCTCATTCCGTCAGTTGGGGGTAATTTTGCCTATTTTCCGATCACATATTTATGTTTCGGCTTCGTCCTTTCACCAGCAACGGGTTAGCTTATCAAGCAATGggccaaaaagcaaaacgtgcCAACCAGCACGCCATTAGGTATGCAAAACACACGATTGTCGATCCCACtttgtttttatcaaattGATTAGGGTATTTTTGATGCTTTTACGTTTTTGCATATAGTGCCGGTATTTATAACACGCGGTCATATGGTCGCGTACTAATTTTCGCAAACTCCCATATCGCCCACCGTAGTACTGgatttttaaagctttttttaatCTCATATACCAACCCCCCATTTGGATGGTGGTTAAATCAATCGACCCGTTTTccatttatgtatttttagTATTTGAAAACTGTAAATCGTGTCCCGAAACGACAATCTTTGCGATGCaaagggaaaatatttccattttcttgcgCTGACTGAGGCGTTTCGTTGCGCTATAAAATAGTTACCGTAAAGAAGTCATTACGAAATTACTGCTGTTTTCCgtatgctctctctcttgcacaCGCGTTTTATTCCTATTGCTCTTTATGTGCAATAAATAGGAACAGCAGTTCCCAATTGCGTCCAACCAACATTGCTATCTCAACAAGTGCTATCAAAATATAAATCCAACGATAAATTCAGCGATAAAAAGTAGTCACAAATGTCCTCCTCGAGGTGGCTAAAAGTAGTCATTAAAAGATTCAGAAATAAACACAACAGTGGGGGTTGTGTGAATAGGTTAAGGTAAAATAACACCTCCACAAACTTGTACATGGCATAACTGACGCGAGcagtttgaataaattatggcAACAATTAACAAAAGTGCAGAATTAGTATAGTCAAGGAAGGGAAATTCATCAACATATGCTAacacgaaaacgaaagcaagtTGTGGTTGGagtgttgttggttttttggggCGAAAGGCCAATTGCCATTCTGGTATATCGTTGGCAAAAACGGGTCAGCTCATCATCGTACGGGGAGACGCATTTTAAACGCAGGTAGCCGTAGTCCCATTGCTGGTGGCTGTTGTTCCATCGAGCCGGAAGTCTCGGCTCTTGGAGCACATATCACAGATGCGTTTTACATCCGGGTTCAAGAAGGTACAGAAATTGCAATTCCATTCGCCACCCGTTTGCGTTACTTCCCCGAGACCGCCGCCGGTTGTTGGGCTGGGGTTGATTATCGTTACCCCGCCAGTGTCGAAGGtggtcgttttcttttttcccggcGCTGCAGCtacgctgctgttgttgctctgGTACACGTTGCCAGCGTTGTTGACCAAAATGCCCAGAGTGGTGGTCTGCTTGGTGGTGTCCTTGAGAGATGCACCGGCGGCCGCTGATGACGATGATCCAGAACCTTGGGGTGTTACTTGTCTTTTTTGCACCGCATTCCTTCGACCATCACCATTCTGCTCAAATCCTAGCAGCTCATTGGCGGCCGCCTGGGACAAGGACATTTTGCCAATCTTCTGTACCATGGATGCGGTCCCTGTAGAACCACCACCAGAGGAAGCGTGCCGTTCGTGACGGCGCGTTTCAGTGGCCTGTTGCTTCGAAGATGAAACGCCAGTAGACGATTGCCGTACAATTCCATCCACTTTGTCGGCGGCTTTTGGCTTCATGGCTTT encodes:
- the LOC128722475 gene encoding transmembrane protein 18, with translation MVDPAWIEINEIKGFVTFLASIDWYDPWLIGLITFHICITSTALLTRNYGNFQVFLFFVLLLLVYFSESINEYAAINWRFFSAQQYFDDKGLFISVVFSVPILLNCMLMVGSWLYQSTQLMTKLKTAQLKQQIRQSNSRQRLKDETQE